Proteins encoded in a region of the Labeo rohita strain BAU-BD-2019 chromosome 22, IGBB_LRoh.1.0, whole genome shotgun sequence genome:
- the LOC127153705 gene encoding lipoprotein lipase isoform X2, giving the protein MNILSFQCVSWLLLSFTGLLVAALEKEIFTNELFDNFLEDLRDLSDINKANVKFSLRNPSQPDDDVCYIVRGKPETLNICDFKNTSKTFLVIHGWTVSGLFESWVEKLVAALYNREKDANVIVVDWLDTAQNHYVVAAQNTKTVGQEVGLFIDWLEESTNVPLEKLHLIGYSLGAHVAGFAGSHATNKVGRITGLDPAGPDFEGAHAHGRLSPDDAHFVDVLHTFTRGSLGLSIGIEQPVGHVDIYPNGGSFQPGCNLRGALEKIASYGILALNNAIRCEHERSVHLFIDSLLNEEEASRAYSCGSNDMFDRGMCLQCRKNRCNTIGYNVSKVRKARSAKMFTKTRGSMPFRVFHYQLKINFHGEINQLAMEPALTVSLYGTNGEAEDLKLNIQEKITANKTYSFLVVTEKDVGDLLMLKFRLEESTSPLLNLLSSWWYGDSANSGAQVHKIRVRAGETQKKMVLCLKDPQMGSLAQDVVFVKCKEPWKSLSKRLKLKS; this is encoded by the exons atgaacattttgtcattccAATGCGTTTCGTGGCTCTTATTAAGCTTCACTGGTCTTCTCGTCGCTGCTCTGGAGAAAGAAATCTTCACCAACGAACTCTTTG ATAATTTCCTGGAGGATCTAAGGGACCTGTCAGACATCAACAAAGCCAATGTCAAGTTTTCTCTGAGAAACCCGTCCCAACCAGATGATGACGTGTGTTACATTGTACGTGGCAAACCAGAAACCCTCAACATCTGCGACTTCAAAAACACTTCAAAAACCTTTTTGGTCATTCATGGGTGGACG GTAAGTGGACTGTTTGAGAGCTGGGTTGAGAAACTGGTTGCCGCACTTTATAACAGGGAGAAAGACGCTAACGTTATTGTTGTGGACTGGTTGGACACAGCGCAGAACCATTATGTGGTGGCGGCACAAAACACGAAGACGGTGGGACAAGAGGTCGGACTTTTTATAGACTGGCTGGAG GAGTCTACCAATGTTCCTCTGGAGAAGTTGCACCTCATTGGCTATAGTCTTGGCGCCCACGTCGCAGGTTTTGCAGGAAGCCATGCAACCAATAAAGTTGGACGAATCACAG GACTAGACCCAGCTGGACCAGACTTCGAAGGAGCCCACGCCCACGGACGGCTGTCCCCAGATGATGCCCATTTTGTAGATGTCCTCCACACATTCACCCGAGGTTCCTTGGGTCTCAGTATCGGTATCGAGCAGCCGGTCGGCCATGTGGATATATACCCCAATGGAGGAAGCTTCCAGCCTGGCTGCAACTTGAGAGGAGCTCTGGAGAAAATTGCCAGTTATGGAATACTTG CCTTAAATAATGCCATCAGATGCGAGCACGAGAGGTCCGTCCACCTGTTTATCGACTCCCTGCTGAATGAGGAAGAAGCTAGCAGAGCGTACAGCTGCGGGAGCAATGACATGTTCGACCGCGGCATGTGCCTCCAGTGTCGCAAGAACCGCTGCAACACCATAGGCTACAACGTCAGCAAAGTCCGTAAGGCAAGAAGCGCCAAGATGTTTACCAAGACACGAGGCTCCATGCCATTCAGAG ttttccacTATCAGCTGAAAATCAACTTCCATGGAGAAATAAATCAATTAGCAATGGAGCCAGCACTGACAGTCTCACTTTACGGTACCAATGGCGAAGCAGAAGATCTCAAGTTGAACAT ACAGGAGAAGATCACCGCCAATAAAACTTACTCATTCCTCGTGGTAACCGAGAAGGACGTTGGAGATCTTCTGATGCTGAAGTTTAGGTTGGAAGAGTCCACATCTCCTTTACTCAATCTGCTCTCCTCGTGGTGGTACGGAGATTCTGCAAATTCTGGCGCACAGGTCCATAAAATCAGAGTCAGAGCCGGGGAGACACAAAAGAA gatgGTGCTGTGTTTGAAAGATCCCCAAATGGGAAGTTTAGCTCAGGATGTTGTATTTGTGAAATGCAAGGAGCCATGGAAGTCTTTATCTAAAAG GCTCAAACTGAAGAGCTAA
- the LOC127153705 gene encoding lipoprotein lipase isoform X1 yields the protein MNILSFQCVSWLLLSFTGLLVAALEKEIFTNELFDNFLEDLRDLSDINKANVKFSLRNPSQPDDDVCYIVRGKPETLNICDFKNTSKTFLVIHGWTVSGLFESWVEKLVAALYNREKDANVIVVDWLDTAQNHYVVAAQNTKTVGQEVGLFIDWLEESTNVPLEKLHLIGYSLGAHVAGFAGSHATNKVGRITGLDPAGPDFEGAHAHGRLSPDDAHFVDVLHTFTRGSLGLSIGIEQPVGHVDIYPNGGSFQPGCNLRGALEKIASYGILALNNAIRCEHERSVHLFIDSLLNEEEASRAYSCGSNDMFDRGMCLQCRKNRCNTIGYNVSKVRKARSAKMFTKTRGSMPFRVFHYQLKINFHGEINQLAMEPALTVSLYGTNGEAEDLKLNIRQEKITANKTYSFLVVTEKDVGDLLMLKFRLEESTSPLLNLLSSWWYGDSANSGAQVHKIRVRAGETQKKMVLCLKDPQMGSLAQDVVFVKCKEPWKSLSKRLKLKS from the exons atgaacattttgtcattccAATGCGTTTCGTGGCTCTTATTAAGCTTCACTGGTCTTCTCGTCGCTGCTCTGGAGAAAGAAATCTTCACCAACGAACTCTTTG ATAATTTCCTGGAGGATCTAAGGGACCTGTCAGACATCAACAAAGCCAATGTCAAGTTTTCTCTGAGAAACCCGTCCCAACCAGATGATGACGTGTGTTACATTGTACGTGGCAAACCAGAAACCCTCAACATCTGCGACTTCAAAAACACTTCAAAAACCTTTTTGGTCATTCATGGGTGGACG GTAAGTGGACTGTTTGAGAGCTGGGTTGAGAAACTGGTTGCCGCACTTTATAACAGGGAGAAAGACGCTAACGTTATTGTTGTGGACTGGTTGGACACAGCGCAGAACCATTATGTGGTGGCGGCACAAAACACGAAGACGGTGGGACAAGAGGTCGGACTTTTTATAGACTGGCTGGAG GAGTCTACCAATGTTCCTCTGGAGAAGTTGCACCTCATTGGCTATAGTCTTGGCGCCCACGTCGCAGGTTTTGCAGGAAGCCATGCAACCAATAAAGTTGGACGAATCACAG GACTAGACCCAGCTGGACCAGACTTCGAAGGAGCCCACGCCCACGGACGGCTGTCCCCAGATGATGCCCATTTTGTAGATGTCCTCCACACATTCACCCGAGGTTCCTTGGGTCTCAGTATCGGTATCGAGCAGCCGGTCGGCCATGTGGATATATACCCCAATGGAGGAAGCTTCCAGCCTGGCTGCAACTTGAGAGGAGCTCTGGAGAAAATTGCCAGTTATGGAATACTTG CCTTAAATAATGCCATCAGATGCGAGCACGAGAGGTCCGTCCACCTGTTTATCGACTCCCTGCTGAATGAGGAAGAAGCTAGCAGAGCGTACAGCTGCGGGAGCAATGACATGTTCGACCGCGGCATGTGCCTCCAGTGTCGCAAGAACCGCTGCAACACCATAGGCTACAACGTCAGCAAAGTCCGTAAGGCAAGAAGCGCCAAGATGTTTACCAAGACACGAGGCTCCATGCCATTCAGAG ttttccacTATCAGCTGAAAATCAACTTCCATGGAGAAATAAATCAATTAGCAATGGAGCCAGCACTGACAGTCTCACTTTACGGTACCAATGGCGAAGCAGAAGATCTCAAGTTGAACAT CAGACAGGAGAAGATCACCGCCAATAAAACTTACTCATTCCTCGTGGTAACCGAGAAGGACGTTGGAGATCTTCTGATGCTGAAGTTTAGGTTGGAAGAGTCCACATCTCCTTTACTCAATCTGCTCTCCTCGTGGTGGTACGGAGATTCTGCAAATTCTGGCGCACAGGTCCATAAAATCAGAGTCAGAGCCGGGGAGACACAAAAGAA gatgGTGCTGTGTTTGAAAGATCCCCAAATGGGAAGTTTAGCTCAGGATGTTGTATTTGTGAAATGCAAGGAGCCATGGAAGTCTTTATCTAAAAG GCTCAAACTGAAGAGCTAA
- the lpl gene encoding lipoprotein lipase gives MGRVSSACFISWMYFVYISSGFATTIEPTIEFTTFNNMLENATEWMTDFSDIESKFSFRTSEEPEDDLCYIVPGQPETIKECNFNPDTKTFIVIHGWTVTGMFESWVPKLVSALYDREPTANVIVVDWLSRAQQHYPTSAAYTKLVGRDVAKFVNWLQGEIGYPWEKLHLLGYSLGAHVAGIAGLLTKHKVNRITGMDPAGPSFEYADAQSTLSPDDALFVDVLHTNTRGSPDRSIGIQRPVGHIDIYPNGGTFQPGCGLQNTVLMVATTGLRNMDQIVKCSHERSIHLFIDSLLNQEQESLAYSCNSKDTFNKGMCLSCRKNRCNKVGYGVNKIRTRRSSKMYMKTRDVMPYKVFHYHVKVHFFGKTKLSYTDQPMKISLYGIHGEKENIPYVMPALNTNSTVSFLLTTDADIGELLMVKLFWEKDTLISWPWRSPDTFHIRKIRIKSGETQSKIIFSAKDGEFSYLSRGGEAAVFVKDKEAQSSRKNQRLHKLKMHGSSFKQSTE, from the exons atgggGAGAGTAAGCAGCGCTTGTTTTATATCTTGGATGTATTTTGTCTACATTTCCTCGGGTTTTGCAACTACGATTGAACCAACGATTGAATTTACCACTTTTA ATAACATGTTGGAAAATGCCACAGAATGGATGACGGACTTCAGTGACATCGAGTCCAAGTTTTCCTTCAGGACCAGCGAGGAACCCGAAGATGATCTGTGCTACATAGTTCCGGGTCAACCCGAAACCATCAAGGAATGTAACTTCAATCCAGACACCAAGACTTTCATAGTTATTCACGGATGGACG GTCACGGGTATGTTTGAAAGCTGGGTTCCCAAACTGGTATCAGCCCTGTATGATCGAGAGCCAACGGCCAACGTGATTGTGGTGGACTGGTTGTCCCGTGCACAACAACACTACCCTACGTCAGCCGCCTACACCAAACTAGTAGGGAGAGACGTGGCCAAGTTTGTCAACTGGTTACAG GGTGAGATTGGCTATCCTTGGGAGAAGCTCCATCTGTTGGGATACAGTCTTGGCGCTCATGTAGCAGGAATCGCTGGTCTTCTCACCAAACATAAGGTTAACAGAATCACAG GCATGGATCCCGCTGGCCCTAGTTTTGAGTATGCAGATGCCCAAAGCACCCTTTCCCCTGACGATGCCCTTTTCGTGGACGTTCTTCATACCAACACTCGCGGTTCTCCGGATCGCAGCATTGGGATTCAGAGGCCAGTGGGCCACATTGATATCTACCCCAACGGAGGAACGTTCCAACCTGGGTGTGGCCTCCAAAACACAGTGTTGATGGTGGCCACCACTGGTTTAAGAA ACATGGATCAAATCGTGAAGTGCTCCCACGAGCGCTCCATTCACCTGTTCATTGACTCGTTGCTCAACCAGGAGCAAGAAAGCTTGGCTTACAGCTGCAACTCCAAAGACACCTTCAACAAGGGGATGTGCCTCAGCTGCCGCAAGAACCGCTGCAACAAGGTGGGCTACGGAGTCAACAAAATTCGCACACGCAGGAGCAGCAAGATGTACATGAAGACCAGAGATGTGATGCCCTATAAAG TTTTCCATTATCACGTGAAGGTCCACTTCTTCGGCAAGACTAAATTGAGCTACACTGACCAGCCCATGAAGATCTCACTGTATGGAATCCATGGCGAGAAGGAGAATATCCCTTACGTTAT GCCTGCTTTGAACACAAACAGCACCGTGTCTTTCCTGCTGACCACGGATGCGGACATCGGAGAGCTGCTGATGGTGAAACTTTTCTGGGAGAAGGACACCCTCATCAGCTGGCCATGGCGGAGCCCCGATACCTTCCACATCCGCAAAATACGCATCAAATCAGGAGAAACACAATCTAA GATCATCTTCAGTGCCAAAGATGGTGAATTTTCCTACCTTTCCCGTGGAGGCGAAGCTGCCGTCTTCGTGAAAGACAAAGAAGCCCAGTCGAGCCGCAAAAACCAGAG ATTGCACAAGCTGAAGATGCACGGAAGTTCATTCAAACAGAGCACTGAGTAA